Proteins encoded together in one Halodesulfovibrio sp. MK-HDV window:
- a CDS encoding pyruvate formate lyase family protein, whose translation MKNAEKVQYKEYEDRSRGNVMWDVMNPLRYTQSMSMSRASLLMESYKETEGYHFFRRRGMAIRKILQEMPIRIDDHQLLCGDFSAKPMGPEFFPDLAALWIVDYIDNYGVEGREGFFKWEDEEQMEQGRAIGEYFRETGGKEKWITFLGEEEAAFEDKIGEAGSWIVNTVSEMFAEKAWNCPDLDRLVKKGVRGLLADIDEQLDKFVMTTYEDYRCYEFWRGLKEMLLGGIEYAHRYRDLATEMAAKETDQIRKAELEEMARVCDRVPEHPAETFQESLQSLVFGLLMVFYDTRTFGMGYGRIDQIMYPQYKSDIAKGKIDDEYVVQLFECFRVKVMGKRQFWPDVMTPNLSSESHFHNCVICGVDPKTGRDATNELSFAFIEAAERVRTTHPTISVRWHTQIDPKFMKRALETVKLGMGFPAFFNDESSIQYLLARGYTIEEARNYALGGCTLHTVPGKTSSIWPLVTSYGRIFELTMYNGWDYISNSQLGPQTGDFTKMTSYEEFVAAYKSMIKHWADISTRSGRAAKIQHGETFPDMMMSAFTDDCIGRGRVCSLGGAEHNDSCMYIVPVAVQDVANELYVLKHGIFGDNPICTPQVILDAMRANWEGYDDLRAKCMAMPKFGNDVAEVDQLLSDVYNWIKEIWHAQPATDGGSYEVSPHSIGFHGGTGAKTGALPCGRRAGTSFSDGAVSPVQGTDINGPSAVIKSAGGIDQHDLYGVLFNMRFSPSNIKGSKGTANLAALIKTYFSDYKGKHIQFNVLNREELVAAKEAPEQYRDLMVRVAGYSAYWTDLPANIQDELIARTEHAM comes from the coding sequence ATGAAGAACGCTGAAAAAGTGCAATACAAAGAGTATGAGGACAGATCTCGTGGTAACGTAATGTGGGATGTGATGAACCCTTTGCGTTATACCCAGTCTATGTCTATGTCTCGTGCAAGCCTCCTGATGGAAAGTTATAAAGAAACGGAAGGTTACCACTTCTTCCGCAGACGTGGCATGGCTATCCGTAAAATCCTTCAAGAAATGCCAATTCGTATAGATGACCATCAATTACTTTGTGGTGATTTCAGTGCCAAACCAATGGGGCCTGAGTTTTTCCCTGACTTGGCTGCATTATGGATAGTAGATTACATTGATAATTACGGCGTGGAAGGCCGAGAAGGGTTCTTCAAATGGGAAGATGAAGAACAAATGGAACAGGGAAGAGCTATCGGTGAATATTTTAGAGAAACCGGTGGTAAAGAAAAGTGGATCACTTTCTTAGGAGAAGAGGAAGCAGCATTTGAGGACAAAATCGGTGAAGCTGGTTCTTGGATCGTAAACACTGTTTCCGAAATGTTCGCTGAAAAAGCTTGGAACTGCCCTGATCTTGACCGGTTGGTAAAAAAAGGTGTTCGTGGCTTACTTGCTGATATCGATGAGCAGCTTGATAAGTTTGTAATGACTACCTATGAAGATTATCGATGCTATGAATTTTGGCGTGGGCTCAAAGAAATGCTTTTAGGCGGTATCGAGTATGCTCATAGATATCGTGATCTCGCTACTGAAATGGCTGCTAAAGAAACAGACCAAATCCGTAAAGCTGAACTGGAAGAAATGGCCCGCGTGTGTGACCGTGTTCCGGAACACCCTGCAGAAACATTCCAGGAATCACTGCAATCTCTCGTATTTGGCCTGCTCATGGTTTTCTATGACACACGTACCTTTGGAATGGGCTATGGTCGTATAGATCAGATCATGTACCCGCAATACAAGTCTGACATTGCTAAAGGCAAAATCGACGACGAGTACGTTGTTCAATTGTTTGAGTGCTTCCGTGTTAAGGTTATGGGCAAGCGTCAGTTCTGGCCTGATGTTATGACTCCAAACCTGAGCAGTGAATCCCATTTCCATAACTGCGTCATCTGCGGTGTAGACCCTAAAACCGGAAGAGATGCCACCAACGAACTGTCATTCGCTTTTATCGAGGCAGCTGAACGAGTCAGAACTACACACCCAACGATCTCAGTGCGTTGGCATACCCAAATTGATCCGAAGTTCATGAAACGTGCTTTGGAAACAGTGAAATTGGGCATGGGCTTCCCTGCCTTCTTTAATGACGAATCCAGCATTCAATACCTTCTTGCCCGTGGTTACACGATAGAGGAAGCACGTAATTATGCTTTGGGTGGCTGTACGCTACACACAGTACCTGGTAAAACCAGTTCAATCTGGCCTTTGGTTACAAGTTACGGCAGAATCTTTGAGCTTACCATGTACAATGGGTGGGACTATATTTCGAATTCGCAATTAGGCCCACAAACCGGTGACTTCACCAAAATGACAAGCTATGAAGAGTTTGTTGCAGCCTATAAATCGATGATTAAACATTGGGCTGATATCAGCACCCGAAGCGGGCGTGCTGCTAAAATCCAGCATGGTGAAACATTCCCAGATATGATGATGTCAGCCTTCACTGATGACTGCATCGGTCGTGGTAGAGTGTGCAGCTTAGGTGGTGCAGAACATAACGATAGCTGCATGTATATCGTTCCGGTAGCTGTGCAGGACGTAGCCAACGAACTGTACGTACTCAAGCATGGTATATTTGGTGACAATCCGATCTGCACTCCGCAGGTGATATTAGACGCCATGCGTGCGAACTGGGAAGGTTACGACGACTTACGCGCTAAGTGCATGGCTATGCCAAAATTCGGCAATGATGTCGCAGAAGTAGATCAGCTCTTAAGCGATGTTTATAATTGGATTAAAGAAATTTGGCATGCACAGCCTGCTACTGATGGTGGTTCATATGAAGTTTCTCCGCACTCCATCGGTTTCCATGGTGGTACGGGTGCTAAAACGGGTGCACTTCCATGCGGCCGTAGAGCTGGAACTTCTTTCTCTGATGGTGCTGTTTCTCCTGTACAAGGAACTGACATAAATGGTCCATCAGCAGTTATCAAGTCAGCAGGCGGAATTGACCAGCATGACCTGTATGGTGTGCTGTTCAACATGAGATTCTCTCCTAGCAATATTAAAGGCAGCAAAGGTACTGCAAACTTAGCAGCACTGATCAAGACTTACTTTAGCGATTACAAAGGCAAACATATTCAGTTTAACGTTCTGAATCGTGAAGAATTGGTTGCCGCTAAAGAAGCGCCAGAACAATATCGCGATCTCATGGTACGTGTTGCAGGTTACAGTGCCTACTGGACTGATTTACCAGCAAACATTCAGGATGAGTTGATTGCCCGTACTGAACACGCAATGTAG